DNA from Asticcacaulis excentricus:
AATCTCGCCGCCCTTGGTGACGGAGTAATGGTAAGGCTTGCCGCAGCCGGCGCGTGATTTACCGAGGGTGCCGTCCCGGTTCGGGTAATATTCTTGCTTATGTACAAAATCGACGAACATGATGTCGGTATAGTGTTTGCCACCATATGACTCCGACTGCTGGCCCCGCGTCAGCGCCCGCCAACACTCCGGGTTATTGCCGGTCTTGGCAAAATCTTCGTAGACCTTACTCAAAGCGGGTATCCAATCGGCGGGCAGCTTAGCCCAATGCGGATCAGTGTCATCATAGAAATTGTCGTGGATGATCCGGCGCTTTGTCTCGGCATCCACTTGCTGCTGCGTTTGCGCGACGACGGGCGACGACATAAGCAGGATCGCGCCCGATACCATCGCCATCGACGCCAAAACGCGGTTCCATACCTTCATCGTTCATCCCCCTGTTGTTATTAACGCTGAAACTATGGCTGATCGAGTGCCGGGTCAATGACCTGACCGGTTATCTCGATCCGTCCAGCGCAACGTCAGGACGCGTCGATAAAAACACGAGATATCGACATGAGAAGCGTGCCTCCCTCACTGCGCGAACTATTAAGTTTTACTGAGCAGTTGTAGGACAATTCGCCGTAAATCACCCTAATCCGGACAAGCCTAAGCCGTCTTGGTCGCTTCGGCGCTGTCGGACTCGTCGTCGGTCAGGATGCGTTCCAGTTCCTTCTGGCTAAGGCGCGTGAAGTTGACCAAATCAGGCTCAGAATCGAAAAACGCGAAGGATTTTCGCAGGGTCACGATGTCGTGTTGTAAGAAGGCCTGCGCGCGGCGTTCGACCTGGGCCTTGGGCGCGCCCATGCTGATCAGGGCTTCGCGCGCTACCGCCATCGACGAGTCCAGCGTTTCGCGGTGGTAGTAGTCCACCCCCGCCCGGTCCAGTTCATAGGCGTGGCGGCGGTTGCGCGCCCGCGCGAACACCTTGAGATGCGGGAAGTTTTCCTTGGCCAGTTGCACGATCTTCACCGCGCCTTCGGCATCGTCGATGGCCACAATCAGCATCCGCGCCTGATCGGCACCGGCGCTGCGCAGCACATCCAGCCGCGTCGCGTCGCCGAAATAGGCCCGATTGATACCAAAGCGTTGCAGAAGCTCGATCTGGTCCGGGTTGTTCTCCAGAATGGTCACGGTCACGCCCTGCGAGCGCAGGAAGCGCCCGATGATCTGACCGAAGCGGCCAAACCCGGCGATGATGACGCTGTTGCGTTCCTCAATGGCGTCCGGTGCGCGTTCGGGCAGGAGCGAGAGGAAGCGCGGCACGACATAGCGCGTAAACAGCTCAAGGCAGATCGGGGTGATGCCGATGGAGATAGCCACCACCAGCGTCAGGAAGCGGCGCAGATCGGGCGTCAGAAGCCCTAACTGCCCCGACAACTGAAACAGCACAAAGGCGAACTCCCCGCCCTGCGCCAGGGACAGGGCCAGCCCAGATCCGGCGATATTGTCCATACCAAACCGCCGCGCCAGAGCGTATAGAATCAAGCCCTTAATGGCCATCAGCCCGACGACCGCCAGCATAAGCTGCACCGGCTGGGTCAGCAGACGATCGACGTCCATCCCCATGCCGACCGAGATGAAAAACAGGCCGAGCAAGAGCCCCTTGAACGGCTGAATGTCGGTTTCAATCGTCGTCTTATAGGGGGAGTTGGCCAGAACGACGCCGCCCAGAAACGCACCCAGTGCCGGGGATACGCCGACCAGTTGCATCAGCAGCGTCACCCCAACGACCAGCGCCAGAGAGGTGGCCGTAAACACTTCGCGCAGATTGGTCCGCGCGATACGGGGCAGGAAATAGCGCGACAGAAGCTGCCCGCCGGCAATGACCATGGCGATGGTGGACAGGCCCGCCAGCGCCTGCGCCCACACCGGCAGGTGTTCCACCAGACTGGCCCCATGCGCCGCCGGAGCCTGCCCGCCGCCTACCGCCAGAAGCGGAATGATGATCAGGATGGGGATGACGGCAATGTCCTGAAACAGCAGGACGGAGAAGGTGGTTTCGCCGACCTGGGTCTGTATCAGGTGCTTTTCTTCCAGCATCTGAAGCACCAGCGCCGTGGACGACATGGACAGCGCCATGCCGATGGCCAGCGCCGTCTGCCAGCTCAGATTGAGGCCGAACTTGCCGAGCACCAGAATCGTCCCCATCAGGGCCAGAGACGATAAAACGACCTGAAGCCCGCCCATGCCGACAATGGTGCGCCGCAGCCGCCACAGAAGCGCGGGCTCAAGCTCAAGGCCGATAAGGAACATCATCATCACCACGCCGAATTCGGCAAAGTGCATGGTCGAGGTAACGCGGTCGATAAAGCCCAGACCTGACGGCCCGATCAGGATACCGGCGATGAGATAGCCCAGCACCGCCCCCAGCTTGAATCGCGCCGCCAGCGGCACGACCAGACAGGCCGCCGCCAGAAACACAAATACATTCAGCAGTAATCCCGTATCCACATGCCGTCTCCGCAATCGTCGTCAGAAGATAGGGGCGTTCGGGGGGCTTTCACAATAGCTTGACTGGCAAAAAGCCTTCCCAGGGCCGCTGCGGTTGACAGTCTGTCGCCGGTCGTCTCAACTGTGATCATGAGTGACCTTTCGTCTCCGGACCTCTTCACCCTGACCGAACGCGGCGGACCGCTGGTTATTGCTGCGCCGCATGTCGGGACGTACCTGCCGCCGGACATTGCGGCCCGACTCAATCCGGTGGGTTTGTCGGTGATGGAGACGGACTTCCACGTCCATCGCCTGTACGATTTTGCGGCTGAGCTTGAGGCGACGACCCTGTTTGCCACCCATTCGCGCTACGTGGTCGATCTCAACCGCGATCCGCACTCTTCGCCCCTCTATCCGGGGATGTTTGAAACCGGCCTGTGCCCGTTGAGCGATTTCGACCGCAATCCCATCTATCTCGAAGGGCAGGAACCGAGCCTTGCCGAGACCGAACAGCGGCGTTTTCAGTACTGGTTTCCCTATCACGCCCGACTTGAAGAGGTGCTGGAGGCGACGCGCCAGCGCCACGGCTTTGCGCTGCTGATCGACGCCCATTCGATCCGCCCGTCGATCCCGCTGCTGTTTGACGGCGCGCTGCCCGATCTCAGCTTCGGCTCCGATAGCGGGCGCACCCTGCCGCCCGTGGTGATCAAGGCTCTGCGAGGCTGGATGCAGCGCACGACCGACTGGACCAGCGTGCTGGATGGGCGTTTCAAGGGCGGCTTCACCACGCGCGGTCACGGGCGACCCGAAGACCACATCTACGCCCTGCAAATCGAGATCGTGCAAAGCTGCTATCTCGACATGAACGACCCCACCCGTTTCGACCCGCAACGCGCCCGGCCTTTGTCGCAAACGCTGAAACCGCTGCTGGAGACCTTGATTTCGGCGGCGAAACAGGCCAAGTGAGCCGCGAAATTTCCAAGCTTCTCCGGAGAGCCTCATGAGCGCGCGCGGCAATATTATCGACGGCTTCGGCTACGCCAAGGGTCTGCGCGAACGCATCGCCGGGCGCGTGGCGACGCTTAAGGCCGAACACGGCCTGACGCCCTGTCTGGTGGTGGTGATCGTCGGCGAAGACCCGGCTAGCCAGATCTATGTCAAGAACAAAGGCGAGACGACGAAGGCCGTCGGCATGGAAAGCCGCACCATCGTCCTGCCAGCGGACACGACCGAGGCCGATCTGCTGAAACTGATCGGCGAACTGAATGCTGATACCGGCGTCAACGGCATACTGGTGCAACTGCCCCTGCCCGCGCATATGTCGTCACTAAAGGTCATCGACGCCATCGACCCGCTGAAGGATGTCGATGGCTTTCATGTGCAGAATGCCGGGCGTCTGGCCGTGGGCCTCGACGCCATTGTCCCCTGCACGCCGCTGGGCTCGCTAATGCTGCTGAAGGACGCGCTCAAGACGCACGGTGACGGCAATCTGTCGGGCCTCAATGCCGTGATCGTCGGGCGCTCCAACATCGTGGGCAAGCCGATGGCGCAGCTTCTGCTCAATGAAAACTGCACCGTGACGATCGCCCATTCGCGCACCACCAACCTGCCGGAGTTGTGCCGCACCGCCGATGTGCTGGTCGCCGCCGTCGGGCGTCCGAAATTCATCCAAGGCGACTGGGTGAAGGACGGGGCCTATGTGATCGACGTCGGCATCAACCGCATCGAGGTCGAGGGCAAAAGCAAGATCGTCGGCGATGTCGATTTCGACGCCGCCCTGCCGCGCGCTACGGCCATCACGCCGGTGCCCAAGGGCGTCGGTCCGATGACCATTGCCTGCCTGCTTAACAACACCTTACAAGCGGCCTGCGTGCAGCACGGCCTGCCCGTCCCCGGCGACCTGTAAAACATGAGCGCGGGTGTCGTCATCATCGGAGCAGGTCACGCCGGCGGATCGGCGGCGGCCTTCCTGCGCCAGTACGGCTACGAAGGTCCGATCACCCTGATCGGGGACGAACCGCACCTGCCCTACCAGCGCCCCCCCTGTCGAAGGCCTGGCTGAAGGGCGAGGCGTCGGGCGACGACCTCTATCTGCGGCCGCAGGACTTCTATGACGACGCGAATATCGCCGCCTGGCTTGAGCGCCGCGTCGAGGCCATCGATACGGCAGGCAAGACCGTCACCATCGACGGCCAACCCATCGGCTATGAGCACCTGATCATCGCCACCGGTTCAAAGGCGCGACCTTTCGGCTGTCCCGGTGCCGAGGCTACGCCTTATCATCTGCTGCGCACCATTGCCGACGCCGAATGGCTCAAGCCGCACCTGAGGGCCGGCCAACGCATCGGCCTGATCGGCGCGGGCTATGTGGGGCTGGAAGTCGCCGCCTCCGCGCGCAAGCTGGGCAGCACGGTGACGGTGTTTGAGCGCGAAAGCCGCATTCTAGCGCGCGTCGCCTCGCCCGTTCTGTCGGAAGCCTTTACGCGCATCCACCGCGATAACGGCGTCAATCTGATCACCGGAGCCGAGGTGGTGCGTGTGAGTGCCGACGGTGATTTGCGCCGCGTGCATATTGCCGATGGCGCGGTGCATGAATTCGATGTGCTGCTGGTGGGCATAGGCGCCCTGCCCGCCGATGATCTGGCGCAGGCCGCCGGTATCACGTGTGCAAACGGCATCGTCGTCGATCCCGAAGCCCGTACCTCGGCCGCGAATGTGTTTGCCATCGGCGACGTGACCTCGCGCGAGGTCAGGCCGTGGTACGAGGGCCGCTATCGGCTGGAAAGCGTGCCGAGCGCGCTGGAGCAGGCCAAGCAGGCCGCCGCCGCCATTACCGGCTTCAAGGCCCCGCCGCCCGAAGTGCCGTGGTTCTGGTCCGATCAGTACGACTATAAGCTCCAGATTGCGGGCCTGACGCGCGCCGATGCCAAACTGATCACGCGCGGTGATCCGGCAACAGGGGTCTTCAGCGTGTTTCATCTGAACGCCGATCAGCAGGTCATCTGCGTCGAAAGCGTCAATCGCCCGGCGGATTTTATGGCGGGCAAGCAATTGATTCATAAGGCTATGGTGGTGGAAGATAGCGTCATCGCCGATGCCGACGCCTCACTGAAACCCTATTTGCAGCCTGCTCGCTAAAACCTGCTGCATTGCGGCAATTTGCGCATGACAGGGGGTGGCGTTTCGGTCTAGCTTTCATCAGATACGCGAACGGGAGAGACCGATGCCGTCGAAGATATATGCGGACGCGAAGAGTGCGCTGGAGGGGCTGACGTTTGACGGGATGACGGTGATGGCCGGAGGCTTTGGCCTGTGCGGCATCCCGGAGAACCTGATCGCCGCGCTGCGTGACTCAGGCGTGACCGGGATCACCGCCATTTCCAACAATGCCGGGGTCGATGGCTTCGGGCTGGGGATGCTGCTCAACACCCGTCAGATCAAAAAGATGATCTCGTCCTATGTCGGCGAAAACAAGGAGTTCGAGCGGCAGTATCTGGCGGGCGAGTTGGAGCTGGAGTTCAATCCGCAGGGCACCCTGGCCGAACGCATTCGCGCCGGCGGGGCCGGGATTCCGGGCTTCTACACCGCCACCGGCGTCGGCACGCTGGTCGCCGAGGGCAAAGAACTGAAAGACTTCAACGGCAAGACCTATGTGCTGGAGACGGGTCTGGTCGCTGACCTCTCGATCGTCAAGGCGTGGAAGGCCGATGAGCGCGGCAACCTGATCTTCCGCAAGACGGCGCGCAATTTCAACCCGATGATGGCCACCGCCGGCAAGGTCTGCGTCGCCGAGGTTGAGGAAATCGTGCCGGTGGGCTCGCTCGACCCCGACGCCATCCACACGCCCGGCATCTATGTTGACCGTATCGTGCAGGGCACGTTCGAGAAACGCATCGAACAGCGCACCGTGCGTCAGAGAGAAGGCGCCTGATCATGCCCTGGACACGTGACCAACTGGCCGATCAGCGCTCAAGCAGCGAAGCGGTAGCGCAACAAAAAATGCGCGAGGCCTGCCCGGCGCACCTTGTTTTGGAGTTTTAATCATGCCCTGGACACGCGACCAACTGGCCGAGCGCGCGGCTAAAGAACTTCAGGACGGTTTCTACGTCAATCTGGGCATCGGCATCCCGACTCTGGTGGCCAATCACATCCCGCAGGGCATGACCGTCACCTTTCAGTCGGAAAACGGTATGCTGGGCATGGGCCCCTTCCCGTATGAGGATGAGGTCGATCCCGACCTGATCAATGCGGGTAAGCAGACCATCACCGAACTGCCCGAAACCAGCTATTTTTCGTCAGCGGACTCGTTCGCCATGATCCGCGGCGGGCATATCGACCTGACCATATTGGGGGCGATGGAGGTGGCCGAAAACGGCGACATCGCCAACTGGATGATACCGGGCAAGCTGGTCAAGGGCATGGGCGGGGCGATGGACCTCGTCGCCGGGGTGCAGAAGGTCGTGGTCGTTATGGAACACGCCAACAAGCACGGCGAGTCCAAGGTGCTGAAACGCTGCGACCTGCCGCTGACCGGGGCGGGCGTGGTCGATCTGATCATCTCGACGCTCGGCGTGTTTGAGGTCAAGCCCGATGGCTCAGGCCTTGTGCTGGTCGAACTGGCCCCCGATGTCACCCTCGACGACATCGCCGCCCAGACACAGGCCACCTATGAGGTCGCGCTGCGGGCGTAAGACTGAAAGATTAGCCACGAAAAGCACGAAAAGCTGCGGTATTGATCTTGCCCGAAGGGCCATTATTGAACCGCCCAGAGATACGCTTGGCGCGTCGCGCCGAAGGGTGAACGTCGCTTTTCGTGTCTTTTCGTGTTTTTCGTGGCCAAAATCCTTAAGCGCCCGACTTGCTGGCGCGTTTGATAACGCCGGAAAAGGTCATGACCATGCGGTCGCCGACCTTGATCTGACCCCGGCCGAAGATGGTCGATTGACCGGCACGGGTGATCTCACCGGTGGCAATCACGATGTCGCCCAGATTGCCGGGGCTGAGGAATTGCGCATCCAGTTGCATGGTCACGCCGCCTGAGGTTTGCAGATTGTCCAGCGCAAACACATACAATGCCGTATCGGCCAGCGACAGCAGGCAGCCGCCGTGCATGATACCGCCGCCATTGAGGTGTCTCTGTTCGACCTTCAGCGCCACCTGCATCTTGCCGTCTGCGCCGGGCAGATAATAAAACGGCCCGATATGGTTGACATAGTCGTCATGGAAGGGCGAAAGGAACCACCCTTTGAAATCGCCGTCCTCGACCTGAAGGGGTTTGGGCTGATCGGCCATTTGCATACCTCGTTTAAACACGCACAAAAAAGTTAGGCCCGTCATGGCGAACCCGGTGGAAGAGCTGATTATCGAACTCCTGACCGAGTTGGGAGATAAGGAAACCCTAAGTCCTAATCAAGTCGCCAAAACCATAAACGCCGAAAACTGGCGGCGCCAGTTGCCGCAGGTGCGCGCCGCCATCGGGCAACTGGTCGAAGCCGGGCGCATCGAGGTGGTGCGCAAGGGCAAGGTGGTCGAATTCGACGGTATCCGCGGCATCTGGCGTATCCGACTGGCGGGGGCGGAATAAGCGGAGGTCGTTCATTTTGCCGCCGGGCAGGGTCTGTCTGTGGTAATATCTGACTTGACCGCCTGTGCGTCGAATAAATCTGGTGCCTATTGTCTCCTTATTTCCGGAACCTTATCTTTTCGGCGTTATATCCGCTATGGATTGAAGAGTGGCGCATAACGCGTTTTGCTTTTACCCTCAGGTTTGATGTCGAAGGCTGATTTTAAAATTGAGACGCCGCCGGGTGGGGAGGCAAGGGTCGTCAGCCTGACAGGTGACTGGACCGCCATTGGCCTGCGCGACGCCGGCGAACGGCTGAGGTCCGCCCTTAAATCGGCCTCAGCGGTCCGCATCGACACCGATGATCTGAGCGGCTTTGACACGGCCGGGGCCTATGCCCTGCGTACAGTTCTGGGTGAACACGGTGATGACGCCCTGTTTGCGCACGATTCGCGACTGAGCGCCGTCTATGAACTGATCCGCGACATTCAGCCCAAGGTGGTTGAGGCGCAGAAAAAGACAGCTCAGCAAAAAGCCAATCCCATCATTGCCGAACTGGCGCGACTGGGGCGCAGCACTGAGGACGTGTTTAAGGATCTGCGCGATCTGAATGTCTTTATTGGACAGTTGATCGTCACCGCCTTCCTGTCGCTCGTCACACCGGGGCGCATCCGCTGGACGCCGCTGGTGGCCCAGATGCAGCAGGCGGGTTTCGGGTCGCTGATGGTGGTCTGCGTCACCAACTTCTTCGTCGGCGCGGTGATCGCGTTTCTGGGCATCCTACAGCTACAGCAGTTCGGGGCCGCCGTCTTTGCCGTCGAACTGATCGGCATTTCGGTCCTGCGCGAATTTGGCCCGGTCATCGCGGCTGTGCTGATCGCCGGGCGCTCGGCCTCGTCATTCACCGCCGAAATCGGCGCCATGAAGATGAATCAGGAAATCAGCGCCATGCGCGTCATGGGCATCAACCCGTTTGACGCCCTGATCTTCCCGCGCCTTGCCGCCCTGGTCCTCACCATGCCTCTGGTCACCTTCGCGGGGTCCATGGCCGGCCTTCTGGGCGGGTTTGTGGTGGTGTGGGCACAACTGGGTTATGGGCCGCACTTCTTCTCGATCCGCATGACCGAGTACGTGCCGTTCGTGAACTTCTTTGTCGGCATGATCAAGGTGCCGCTGTTTGCTATCGCCATCACCATTATCGGCTGTCGGCTGGGTATGAACGTCACCGAAGACGTCATCTCGCTGGGCCGTCAGGTGACGCGCGCCGTGGTGCAGGCCATTTTCACCATCATCCTCATCGACGCCATCGTCGCCATGATGTTCAACGGGTTTGACTTCTGATGACCGAAGCCCCCGCACCCGTTTCCACTCCCGCGCACCCCATCGTTATTGAGGGCCTGCGCAATCAGTTTGGCCCGCACGTCGTGCACGACAACCTCGACCTGACGGTCGAACGCGGTAAGGTCATGGGTGTGGTTGGCGGCTCCGGCACCGGCAAGACGGTGCTGCTCAACTCGATCCTTGGGCTGCAAAAGCCGTCCAAAGGCGCTATCCATCTGTTCGGTAAGGACATCACGAAGCTCAACGAGAAGCAGCTACGCCTGATGCAGTCGCGCTTTGGCGTGCTGTTCCAGAGCGGGGCGCTGTTTTCGGCGCTCAGCGTCATCGAAAATGTCTGCGTGCCCCTGACCGAATACGCGAAGCTGAAACCCGCACAGATGCGCGAAATCGGCCTGATGAAGATGGCTCTGGCGGGCTTGCCGCTCGATGCCGCTGACAAGCGGCCCTCGGAACTGTCGGGGGGCATGATCAAGCGCACGGCACTGGCGCGTGCACTGGTCCTCGATCCGGAGCTTCTGTTCCTCGATGAGCCGACCGCTGGCCTCGACCCCATAGGGGCGGCGGCGTTCGACGCGCTGATCCGCGAGCTGTCGGACAGTCTGAACCTGACCGTCTTCATGATCACCCACGATCTCGACAGCCTGTACGCCATCTGCGATGAAGTGGCGGTGCTGGCCGACAAGCGCGTGGTGGCACAGGCCCCGCCGAAAGTGCTGGAACAATCCGACCACCCGTGGATTCATGAGTATTTCAACGGCCCGCGTGGCCGGTCTTCGCAAAGCCGGGGGACGGGAGACGCCTCATGACCTGCCGAGTTGATGTCCACGCCTACACGACGACCCTGAGCGGCAAACGCGCCGTGACGAGAGGAGAGTAAATGGAAAGACAGGCCCATTACGCGGTTGTCGGACTGATCACACTGGTGCTCACCGCGGCTGCCTTTGTCTTTGCCTTCTGGCTGATTCAGGGCAGTTTCAACGAAACCTACTCGGAATACGACGTCGTGTTCAACTCTTCGGTCAACGGCCTGACCGAAGGCGGCGAAGTGCATTTCAACGGCATCAAGGTCGGTGAGGTCAAGGAACTGCGGCTGGGTAAGGCCAATACGGCTCAGGTCATTGCCACAGTGCGCGTCGATTCCTCCACGCCCGTGCGCGTCGATTCCACCGCTGTGCTGGAACCTCTGGGCGTCACCGGCCTCAACTACATCCAGATTTCGCCGGGCTCCAAGGAAGCGGCGCTGCTCAAGCGTGAGCCCGGTATCGGCGCCCGCAACCCGGTTATTCGCGCCACGGAAAGCCGCCTGGACAAGCTGCTCGCCGGGTCCGGCGGCGTGATCGAGAGCGCCTATGAGTCGCTCAACCGCATCAATCGCCTGATGTCGGATGATAACCTCAACGCCTTCTCCAAGACGATGAAAAATATCGAAGACATCACCAGCGATATTGGTGAAGTGACCGAGGATCTCAAACAGCGTAAGCAACTGCTGGATGACGCCCATGAGGCCATTGTGCAGGCCGGCATCGCCGCTGAAAACCTGTCCAAGCTGGCCAATTCGGCCGATGTGCTGGTTAAGGATCGCGTGCCGCAGACCATGAACCGCATCGACGACGCGGCGGCCAAGCTGGCCGATGCTGCCACCGAAGTCGCCAACCTGTCGAAGGCGGCGCAGGGGCCGATCAACGAAGTGTCCGAGACCACCCTGCCCGCCCTGTCGGACAGCCTGCGTAACCTCAATCAGGCCACCCGCTCCGTCGAAGACCTCGTTGAAGAGGTTCGCGCCAGCCCGCAGGGCCTGATCGGCAAGCCCAAGGCCAAAGAGAGAAAGGTCAATCCGTAATGATGACGCGCACCACACGTCGCTCTTTGAGCCTCGGTCTGCTGACCGCCGGTCTGGCCACTGGCCTCAGCGGCTGCATTACGCTGCTGCCCGAAGTGAAGCCGGTGCAGCTTTACAGCATTCGCTTCAACCCGGCCCTGCTGGAAAAAGGCGAGGTCAAGGCCCCGCCCGCCTCGCCTGACGCCAAGCCGGTCGATGTCTTCGTCAACTTCGACGGCTTTCCGCGCGCCGCCGCCGGGGACCGCATCGTGACGACCGAAGGCAATGAGGTGTCCTACATCTCCGGCGGCCGCTGGGCCAGCACGGCGCAGGGGCAGTTCCGTGACCTGATGTCCGAAGGCTTTGCGCGGCAGGCCAGCCCTGAGGTGCGTCTGGGTGATCAGGGCCGTGTGTCTGGCGAATACCGCCTCGACATCAATGTGCGTCGCTTTGAGGCGGCCTATGCCAAGCGCCGGCCAACGGTCATTGTGGCACTGGATGCGCGACTGGTGCGGTTAAAAGACCGCCAGGTGATGGCAGAGAAGTTCATCTCCTCAGAGATCGCTGTGCGCAAGGGCAGTCTGGGGCCGATGATCGAAGGGTTTGAAAGCGCCGCCTCGCGCGTGACGGTGGAGGTGATTGCTTTCACGGAAACGGCGGTCAGCGAGGCCAAGGCCAAAGAGGCCATGGTGGCAACACCGGCCCCCGCCCAGTAACAGAAAAGCCCGGTCATTAGAGCGAGATGACTTTGAGCGGAATCGTCATTTCGCTCTAAATTTTTGCTTTGTCGCGATGTTTTTGCGGAAAACCGCTCACACGTTTCGACATATCGCTCGCGACCGGGCTTTTTCATTTGGCGTTCCTCAGGCCGCCTGAAGGGTTGATTTGCCAACCCGGCGACGACCGCGCGCATCGCGGTCCA
Protein-coding regions in this window:
- a CDS encoding monovalent cation:proton antiporter-2 (CPA2) family protein, whose protein sequence is MDTGLLLNVFVFLAAACLVVPLAARFKLGAVLGYLIAGILIGPSGLGFIDRVTSTMHFAEFGVVMMMFLIGLELEPALLWRLRRTIVGMGGLQVVLSSLALMGTILVLGKFGLNLSWQTALAIGMALSMSSTALVLQMLEEKHLIQTQVGETTFSVLLFQDIAVIPILIIIPLLAVGGGQAPAAHGASLVEHLPVWAQALAGLSTIAMVIAGGQLLSRYFLPRIARTNLREVFTATSLALVVGVTLLMQLVGVSPALGAFLGGVVLANSPYKTTIETDIQPFKGLLLGLFFISVGMGMDVDRLLTQPVQLMLAVVGLMAIKGLILYALARRFGMDNIAGSGLALSLAQGGEFAFVLFQLSGQLGLLTPDLRRFLTLVVAISIGITPICLELFTRYVVPRFLSLLPERAPDAIEERNSVIIAGFGRFGQIIGRFLRSQGVTVTILENNPDQIELLQRFGINRAYFGDATRLDVLRSAGADQARMLIVAIDDAEGAVKIVQLAKENFPHLKVFARARNRRHAYELDRAGVDYYHRETLDSSMAVAREALISMGAPKAQVERRAQAFLQHDIVTLRKSFAFFDSEPDLVNFTRLSQKELERILTDDESDSAEATKTA
- a CDS encoding N-formylglutamate amidohydrolase codes for the protein MSDLSSPDLFTLTERGGPLVIAAPHVGTYLPPDIAARLNPVGLSVMETDFHVHRLYDFAAELEATTLFATHSRYVVDLNRDPHSSPLYPGMFETGLCPLSDFDRNPIYLEGQEPSLAETEQRRFQYWFPYHARLEEVLEATRQRHGFALLIDAHSIRPSIPLLFDGALPDLSFGSDSGRTLPPVVIKALRGWMQRTTDWTSVLDGRFKGGFTTRGHGRPEDHIYALQIEIVQSCYLDMNDPTRFDPQRARPLSQTLKPLLETLISAAKQAK
- the folD gene encoding bifunctional methylenetetrahydrofolate dehydrogenase/methenyltetrahydrofolate cyclohydrolase FolD — its product is MSARGNIIDGFGYAKGLRERIAGRVATLKAEHGLTPCLVVVIVGEDPASQIYVKNKGETTKAVGMESRTIVLPADTTEADLLKLIGELNADTGVNGILVQLPLPAHMSSLKVIDAIDPLKDVDGFHVQNAGRLAVGLDAIVPCTPLGSLMLLKDALKTHGDGNLSGLNAVIVGRSNIVGKPMAQLLLNENCTVTIAHSRTTNLPELCRTADVLVAAVGRPKFIQGDWVKDGAYVIDVGINRIEVEGKSKIVGDVDFDAALPRATAITPVPKGVGPMTIACLLNNTLQAACVQHGLPVPGDL
- a CDS encoding CoA transferase subunit A, which produces MPSKIYADAKSALEGLTFDGMTVMAGGFGLCGIPENLIAALRDSGVTGITAISNNAGVDGFGLGMLLNTRQIKKMISSYVGENKEFERQYLAGELELEFNPQGTLAERIRAGGAGIPGFYTATGVGTLVAEGKELKDFNGKTYVLETGLVADLSIVKAWKADERGNLIFRKTARNFNPMMATAGKVCVAEVEEIVPVGSLDPDAIHTPGIYVDRIVQGTFEKRIEQRTVRQREGA
- a CDS encoding 3-oxoacid CoA-transferase subunit B, which codes for MPWTRDQLAERAAKELQDGFYVNLGIGIPTLVANHIPQGMTVTFQSENGMLGMGPFPYEDEVDPDLINAGKQTITELPETSYFSSADSFAMIRGGHIDLTILGAMEVAENGDIANWMIPGKLVKGMGGAMDLVAGVQKVVVVMEHANKHGESKVLKRCDLPLTGAGVVDLIISTLGVFEVKPDGSGLVLVELAPDVTLDDIAAQTQATYEVALRA
- a CDS encoding PaaI family thioesterase, which translates into the protein MADQPKPLQVEDGDFKGWFLSPFHDDYVNHIGPFYYLPGADGKMQVALKVEQRHLNGGGIMHGGCLLSLADTALYVFALDNLQTSGGVTMQLDAQFLSPGNLGDIVIATGEITRAGQSTIFGRGQIKVGDRMVMTFSGVIKRASKSGA
- a CDS encoding DUF3253 domain-containing protein — its product is MANPVEELIIELLTELGDKETLSPNQVAKTINAENWRRQLPQVRAAIGQLVEAGRIEVVRKGKVVEFDGIRGIWRIRLAGAE
- a CDS encoding MlaE family ABC transporter permease — its product is MSKADFKIETPPGGEARVVSLTGDWTAIGLRDAGERLRSALKSASAVRIDTDDLSGFDTAGAYALRTVLGEHGDDALFAHDSRLSAVYELIRDIQPKVVEAQKKTAQQKANPIIAELARLGRSTEDVFKDLRDLNVFIGQLIVTAFLSLVTPGRIRWTPLVAQMQQAGFGSLMVVCVTNFFVGAVIAFLGILQLQQFGAAVFAVELIGISVLREFGPVIAAVLIAGRSASSFTAEIGAMKMNQEISAMRVMGINPFDALIFPRLAALVLTMPLVTFAGSMAGLLGGFVVVWAQLGYGPHFFSIRMTEYVPFVNFFVGMIKVPLFAIAITIIGCRLGMNVTEDVISLGRQVTRAVVQAIFTIILIDAIVAMMFNGFDF
- a CDS encoding ABC transporter ATP-binding protein — protein: MTEAPAPVSTPAHPIVIEGLRNQFGPHVVHDNLDLTVERGKVMGVVGGSGTGKTVLLNSILGLQKPSKGAIHLFGKDITKLNEKQLRLMQSRFGVLFQSGALFSALSVIENVCVPLTEYAKLKPAQMREIGLMKMALAGLPLDAADKRPSELSGGMIKRTALARALVLDPELLFLDEPTAGLDPIGAAAFDALIRELSDSLNLTVFMITHDLDSLYAICDEVAVLADKRVVAQAPPKVLEQSDHPWIHEYFNGPRGRSSQSRGTGDAS
- a CDS encoding MlaD family protein, with protein sequence MERQAHYAVVGLITLVLTAAAFVFAFWLIQGSFNETYSEYDVVFNSSVNGLTEGGEVHFNGIKVGEVKELRLGKANTAQVIATVRVDSSTPVRVDSTAVLEPLGVTGLNYIQISPGSKEAALLKREPGIGARNPVIRATESRLDKLLAGSGGVIESAYESLNRINRLMSDDNLNAFSKTMKNIEDITSDIGEVTEDLKQRKQLLDDAHEAIVQAGIAAENLSKLANSADVLVKDRVPQTMNRIDDAAAKLADAATEVANLSKAAQGPINEVSETTLPALSDSLRNLNQATRSVEDLVEEVRASPQGLIGKPKAKERKVNP
- a CDS encoding ABC-type transport auxiliary lipoprotein family protein, yielding MMTRTTRRSLSLGLLTAGLATGLSGCITLLPEVKPVQLYSIRFNPALLEKGEVKAPPASPDAKPVDVFVNFDGFPRAAAGDRIVTTEGNEVSYISGGRWASTAQGQFRDLMSEGFARQASPEVRLGDQGRVSGEYRLDINVRRFEAAYAKRRPTVIVALDARLVRLKDRQVMAEKFISSEIAVRKGSLGPMIEGFESAASRVTVEVIAFTETAVSEAKAKEAMVATPAPAQ